One segment of Roseisolibacter agri DNA contains the following:
- a CDS encoding YgfZ/GcvT domain-containing protein, with amino-acid sequence MTAPTPPSARAVGSAPSAPPTLVRDYGDPATEYAALRTGALLVDRSHRDRWTLRGAKARETLTGLVTNDVAALAAGHGCYAAALTPKGKIIADVRVFAIDGGTAVPPSVDGVRTWLDDVALVVDVPARAAEGWGGMLKKYVNPRLAPYARITEQVRAFGLYGVHARDALAAAFGTPPSALSQLAPYGHATLTSGGEALLVVRVPDLGLDGFEVLVPASAFDAAWARVAGAAPGIVAGGELAYAIARVEAGYPEWGQDVDDGTLPQEANLDELRAISYTKGCYTGQEVVARIHFRGHVNRHLRGLAYPPDGTPVPRGAQLLDEEGRVVGDVRSSMLSPRLGGVALGMVRREVPLGAVLTARWSSTPEDGAAGDGAAAGATADDPRFRTERGVTVGPLPFPL; translated from the coding sequence ATGACCGCTCCCACGCCTCCGTCCGCGCGCGCCGTGGGCTCCGCGCCCTCCGCGCCGCCGACGCTGGTCCGCGACTACGGCGACCCGGCGACGGAGTACGCGGCGCTGCGCACCGGCGCGCTGCTCGTGGACCGCAGCCATCGCGACCGCTGGACGCTCCGCGGCGCCAAGGCGCGCGAGACGCTGACCGGGCTGGTCACCAACGACGTCGCGGCGCTCGCGGCGGGCCACGGCTGCTACGCCGCCGCGCTGACGCCCAAGGGGAAGATCATCGCCGACGTGCGCGTGTTCGCGATCGACGGCGGCACCGCCGTCCCGCCCAGCGTCGACGGCGTGCGGACGTGGCTGGACGACGTCGCGCTCGTGGTCGACGTCCCCGCGCGTGCGGCCGAGGGGTGGGGCGGGATGCTGAAGAAGTACGTGAACCCGCGCCTGGCGCCGTACGCGCGCATCACCGAGCAGGTGCGCGCCTTCGGGTTGTACGGCGTGCACGCGCGCGACGCGCTGGCGGCCGCGTTCGGGACGCCGCCGTCGGCGCTGTCGCAGCTGGCGCCGTACGGCCACGCGACGCTCACGTCGGGCGGCGAGGCGCTGCTGGTGGTGCGCGTTCCCGACCTGGGGCTCGACGGCTTCGAGGTGCTGGTGCCGGCGTCGGCGTTCGACGCGGCGTGGGCGCGCGTGGCGGGCGCGGCGCCGGGGATCGTCGCCGGCGGCGAGCTGGCGTACGCGATCGCGCGCGTGGAAGCGGGCTACCCCGAGTGGGGCCAGGACGTGGACGACGGCACGCTGCCGCAGGAGGCGAACCTCGACGAGCTGCGGGCGATCTCGTACACGAAGGGGTGCTACACCGGGCAGGAGGTCGTCGCGCGCATCCACTTCCGCGGGCACGTGAACCGGCACCTGCGCGGGCTGGCGTATCCGCCCGACGGGACGCCGGTGCCGCGCGGCGCGCAGCTGCTGGACGAGGAGGGGCGCGTCGTGGGCGACGTGCGCTCGAGCATGCTCTCGCCGCGCCTCGGCGGCGTCGCGCTGGGGATGGTGCGCCGCGAGGTGCCGCTCGGCGCGGTGCTGACCGCGCGGTGGAGCTCGACCCCGGAGGACGGGGCGGCGGGTGACGGAGCGGCGGCTGGCGCGACGGCGGACGATCCGCGCTTCCGCACCGAGCGGGGCGTGACGGTGGGGCCGCTTCCCTTCCCGCTCTAG
- a CDS encoding magnesium chelatase: MASRPDTLGALKRSSFASRRARSVKDEVRRNLLVRLAGGGPLFEGVLGYEETVMPQIVNALLSRHNFILLGLRGQAKSRILRALVGLLDPEIPVVAGSEVNDDPFAPISKFARQRLAEAGDDTPIAWVGRDGRYVEKLATPDVTIADIIGDVDPIKAARGGHLLSDELTIHYGMLPRANRGIFALNELPDLAGKVQVGLFNIMQEGDVQIKGYPVRLPLDVLLCFTANPEDYTARGKIITPLKDRIGSEVVTHYPESVELGIAITQQEAWTAREDADGNALPVRVPPLVAEVVERVAFEARTDKRVDKRSGVSQRMPITVMENVVSNAERRAARTGDGDVVPRLADVFAALPAITGKLELEYEGELVGGPAIARELIRRAADATLKAHAGALRLDDVIIWFDEGGALQVDDELPSALVAQAYDTVPGLRDAVRAGRLADDDDPGFVAAACEVVLEALVARKKISRSDAGQYGRAQNEQRRRPGQDLFGGGLSA; the protein is encoded by the coding sequence GTGGCGTCACGTCCCGACACCCTGGGCGCGCTCAAGCGCTCGTCGTTCGCCTCCCGTCGCGCCCGATCCGTGAAGGACGAGGTGCGGCGCAACCTCCTCGTGCGCCTCGCCGGCGGCGGCCCGCTCTTCGAGGGCGTCCTGGGCTACGAGGAGACGGTCATGCCGCAGATCGTCAACGCCCTCCTCTCGCGCCACAACTTCATCCTCCTGGGGCTGCGCGGGCAGGCGAAGAGCCGCATCCTGCGCGCGCTGGTCGGGCTGCTCGATCCGGAGATCCCGGTGGTGGCCGGCAGCGAGGTGAACGACGACCCGTTCGCGCCGATCTCCAAGTTCGCGCGCCAGCGGCTGGCGGAGGCGGGCGACGACACGCCCATCGCCTGGGTGGGACGCGACGGCCGCTACGTCGAGAAGCTCGCCACGCCCGACGTGACGATCGCCGACATCATCGGCGACGTGGACCCGATCAAGGCGGCGCGCGGCGGGCACCTGCTCTCCGACGAGCTGACGATCCACTACGGCATGCTGCCGCGCGCCAACCGCGGCATCTTCGCGCTCAACGAGTTGCCCGACCTCGCCGGCAAGGTGCAGGTGGGCCTGTTCAACATCATGCAGGAGGGCGACGTCCAGATCAAAGGCTACCCGGTGCGGCTGCCGCTGGACGTGCTGCTCTGCTTCACCGCGAACCCCGAGGACTACACGGCGCGCGGCAAGATCATCACGCCGCTCAAGGACCGCATCGGCAGCGAGGTGGTGACGCACTACCCCGAGAGCGTGGAGCTGGGCATCGCGATCACGCAGCAGGAAGCGTGGACCGCGCGCGAGGACGCCGACGGCAACGCGCTCCCCGTGCGCGTCCCGCCGCTGGTCGCGGAGGTGGTCGAGCGCGTGGCGTTCGAGGCGCGCACCGACAAGCGCGTGGACAAGCGCTCGGGCGTGTCGCAGCGCATGCCGATCACGGTGATGGAGAACGTCGTCTCGAACGCGGAGCGGCGCGCCGCGCGCACGGGCGACGGCGACGTGGTGCCGCGGCTGGCCGACGTCTTCGCCGCGCTGCCCGCGATCACCGGGAAGCTGGAGCTGGAGTACGAGGGGGAGCTGGTGGGCGGCCCCGCGATCGCGCGGGAGCTGATCCGCCGCGCCGCCGACGCGACGCTCAAGGCGCACGCGGGCGCGCTCCGCCTGGACGACGTCATCATCTGGTTCGACGAGGGCGGCGCGCTGCAGGTGGACGACGAGTTGCCGTCGGCGCTGGTGGCGCAGGCGTACGACACGGTGCCCGGGCTGCGCGACGCGGTGCGCGCCGGCCGGCTGGCCGACGACGACGATCCGGGCTTCGTGGCCGCGGCATGCGAGGTGGTGCTCGAGGCGCTGGTGGCGCGCAAGAAGATCTCGCGCTCCGACGCGGGCCAGTACGGCCGCGCGCAGAACGAGCAGCGGCGGCGGCCGGGCCAGGACCTGTTCGGCGGCGGCCTGAGTGCCTGA
- a CDS encoding GNAT family N-acetyltransferase: protein MPERRPAGRRGSAARPAPSATTPPATTPPATTPPVTVRRATPDDLEVVLAMRLALLRAHAGNVVYGRLRADAPERARRLFAEQLASPHEATWLAVDAAGGALGILRCMEGRGSPLLDPPRYGYVASVWVAPEARRTGILHLLMAAAEAWTRERGLDELRLHAAADNATATAAWQAMGFTVAEQLFVRRLPAD, encoded by the coding sequence GTGCCTGAACGGCGCCCCGCCGGCCGCCGCGGCAGCGCCGCGCGGCCGGCGCCGTCGGCGACGACACCGCCGGCGACGACGCCGCCGGCGACGACGCCGCCGGTGACGGTGCGCCGCGCGACGCCCGACGACCTGGAGGTCGTGCTCGCGATGCGCCTCGCGCTGCTGCGCGCGCACGCGGGCAACGTGGTCTACGGCCGGCTGCGCGCCGACGCCCCCGAGCGGGCGCGCAGGCTGTTCGCCGAGCAGCTCGCGTCACCGCACGAGGCGACCTGGCTGGCGGTCGATGCCGCGGGCGGCGCGCTGGGGATCCTGCGCTGCATGGAGGGGCGCGGCTCGCCGCTGCTCGACCCGCCGCGCTACGGCTACGTCGCGTCCGTGTGGGTGGCGCCCGAGGCGCGGCGGACGGGGATCCTGCACCTGCTGATGGCGGCCGCCGAGGCCTGGACGCGCGAGCGCGGGCTCGACGAGCTGCGGCTGCACGCCGCCGCCGACAACGCAACCGCCACCGCCGCCTGGCAGGCGATGGGCTTCACGGTGGCCGAGCAGCTCTTCGTCCGCCGGCTGCCCGCCGACTGA